Sequence from the Pseudoalteromonas espejiana DSM 9414 genome:
ATTTGCAAAATCTTCGGCATTATTAGCAAGCTTACCAGGCCATGGTAAATCGTTGTGCATGCCCTCTGCGCCAATGTTAGTGGTAACGCTGGGAGTTTGCATTATCATGGCTTCAAGTAACTTACCTTTTATACCTGCACCAAAACGAAGGGGCGCTAAACAAACACGTGCGCTTTGCATAACATCATAGGCGTTATCGGCCCAGCCTTTTATTAAAAACCCCGTTTTAGGGTTATTAAGTGCGGTGGCTTTTGGTGGCGGGTAAGAGCCATAAATATGCAGCTCGGCTTTTGGCAGTTGCTTGCGAATTAATGGCCATATTTTTTGTAAGTACAGCACGGCATCCCAGTTTGGGGCGTGTCTAAAATTGCCTATGGTCATAAAGTGCGCGCGTTCTTCAAAGCTTTTAGTGGTTTTGGGCAATGCGCTTAAATCGACCATAAATGGTAAGTGGTGTAATAAGCTTGGCTCTACTTTAAACACACTGTTTAGTAAGCTCATCTCAAAGCTTGAAATAATTAAGCTTAGGTCGCAGCGCAAAATAGCCGCTATTTCGCGTTTTGCTATGTCTGAATGTAAGTCGCTGGTTGTAAACTCGCGCTCACCTTTGTGCGCTTCGTGGCGTGCATTACGTAGGCATTGTAAATCTTCAGTATCGAGAATTTTAACGGCATTAGGGCAGTGCTTATCTACGCGCCAACCAAATTGCTCTTCCATCATAAAGCGATCAAACATGACTATGTCAGGGTTATAGGCTTTAACGTATTCGTCAAAACTTTCGCAGTTAAGGGCAATGCTTTGGCTAGTTATACCGTAGTCGTCTAGGTTCACCATGTGCTCGGTACGCAGCGCGGGGGTTGCAAATTCAACCTGCCAGTTTTGCGCTTTAAATGCATTTAATAACGACATCATATGCGTACCCGCAGCAGATGAATTTGGCTCTGGCCATACGTAGCCTATTACCAGCACTTTTTTCATTAATGTGTTTCTCTAATTTGTAAGTTTACATTTACCAGTGTTTTTACTGGAGCAGTGTTGTTTTGTAGTTGCTCTTGCAGTACAAGTAAGCTGCGTTTAGCAATCTCTTGCGTATTTAAAACTGCGCAAGTAAAGGTGTAACCTAAGTCTTTACGCACAGGCACATGCTGGCAGCTAACTATGCTATTTAATAAATGCGGAGCCGCCGCTAATACGCCTTGGGCAATTATATCGTTAGCGCACACAACAGCACTTATATGCGGCTGATTTACCAAAGTCTCATTAAAAAGCTGTTTTGCTTGTAATACCGAGTTTTCAGCGTGTGTTATTACACAGTACTCAGTAACCTTTTTTTGCTCGCATGCGCTAATAAAACCTGCAGCCTGCGCTTTTGACGTTTGGCTGTTATCACCTATAAAAATAACTGTGTTAAGCGTATTAGTTAAAAGTTCTAATGTGGTTAAATGGCCCGCTTTGTTGTAGTCGGGTAATACGCAGGGCGCTGCACTGTAAGGTACTTCATGCATAAGCGTTATAACATTGTAATGACTTGCTAGTTTATCGAGCCATAGGGCGCAGGTGTTTGCCACTGGGCATACTATAAAAGCGGCTACGTTATATTCTTTTAGATTGTTTATTGTACTAGTTTGGCGCTCAACAGAGTTATTACTACTTACAATAATGGTTTGAAAATGTGCGCTATTTAATTGCTGCTCTAAGTGCGCAGCAAGTTCGGCCATTAACGGGTTTGTTAAATCATCAATTACAACAGCTACTAAGTTTGAACGCCCAGAGCGCATTGCTGCAGCATCACGGTTATAAACATAACCTAGCTCATCAATTGCGTTTAACACTTTTTGTTTGCTTTTAGCGGCTACTTTACTACTTTGTGTAAGCACTAACGATACGGTCGACTTTGACACACCGGCAAGGTGTGCAACATCATAAATAGTGACCGACTTAGCTTTGTTAGGCATGGTATTTTAAGCGCGTAATAATGAATAAATAGCTGCGTAGTGTAGCGTATATCGCGCATTTAAGTCATCTTTTAGGCCTGTAATTTAAACCTTAATACTTTATGAACAAGCCAAAACGTGTTTATATACCTTTAATAACAGTAAAAATAACAAAAGGATAAAAAACATGAACGCATTTAGGCTGTTAGCTGCCTTAATTTGTTGTGTTGTAATAGTGCCAACAAGCCAAGCTGAACAAGGTTACCAAATTCCTTCACCAGAACTTGCCGCCGTGGTAGATGCTAAGTTAGCACCAACAAGTTACTTATCAAGCGATGGACAGTGGCTAGCACTTTTTGAGCGTAAACGCGTTGTAACGCTTGATGAGCTTGCAAAAGATGAGCTTAAACTGGCGGGAATTAAACTCAACCCTGCTAACTTTTCGCGTTCACGTGTAAGTGCCAAATTTAGCGCTGTTGAGCTAAAGCATGTGCAAAGTGGCACGGTTATTAATATTAATAACTTACCAAGTGGTATTATTCGCTCACCTAAATGGTCATCAAACAGTAAGTATTTAGCCTTTGTAGTTGAGCAACCAAGCCAAGCAAATTTATGGCTGTACAGCGTAGAAACTAAACAAGCAAAAATGCTCTCAAGCGCAGCGCTAAACTCTGTGATTACCGCTACACCTTATCAATGGCTGCCAGATAGCAGTGCATTGGTTGCAAACCTTGCGGTAAATATTGATAAACCAAAGCTTAAAAATAATAGTCAAAATGTGGTGCCGGTTATTCAACAAAGCACCGGCGAAAAAGCGCCAGCACGTACGTATCAAAACTTATTAACGAGCCCGTTTGACGAAGC
This genomic interval carries:
- a CDS encoding glycosyltransferase; the protein is MKKVLVIGYVWPEPNSSAAGTHMMSLLNAFKAQNWQVEFATPALRTEHMVNLDDYGITSQSIALNCESFDEYVKAYNPDIVMFDRFMMEEQFGWRVDKHCPNAVKILDTEDLQCLRNARHEAHKGEREFTTSDLHSDIAKREIAAILRCDLSLIISSFEMSLLNSVFKVEPSLLHHLPFMVDLSALPKTTKSFEERAHFMTIGNFRHAPNWDAVLYLQKIWPLIRKQLPKAELHIYGSYPPPKATALNNPKTGFLIKGWADNAYDVMQSARVCLAPLRFGAGIKGKLLEAMIMQTPSVTTNIGAEGMHNDLPWPGKLANNAEDFANAAVELYNNQTDFEHAQQAGNTLLNTLYDKVKLSAALINKIDVISSDLTAHREKNFTGQMLKHHTMRSTQYMAQWIAEKNKKLD
- a CDS encoding LacI family DNA-binding transcriptional regulator, with amino-acid sequence MPNKAKSVTIYDVAHLAGVSKSTVSLVLTQSSKVAAKSKQKVLNAIDELGYVYNRDAAAMRSGRSNLVAVVIDDLTNPLMAELAAHLEQQLNSAHFQTIIVSSNNSVERQTSTINNLKEYNVAAFIVCPVANTCALWLDKLASHYNVITLMHEVPYSAAPCVLPDYNKAGHLTTLELLTNTLNTVIFIGDNSQTSKAQAAGFISACEQKKVTEYCVITHAENSVLQAKQLFNETLVNQPHISAVVCANDIIAQGVLAAAPHLLNSIVSCQHVPVRKDLGYTFTCAVLNTQEIAKRSLLVLQEQLQNNTAPVKTLVNVNLQIRETH